The Malaclemys terrapin pileata isolate rMalTer1 chromosome 19, rMalTer1.hap1, whole genome shotgun sequence genome has a window encoding:
- the LOC128826008 gene encoding uncharacterized protein LOC128826008: MQADNRKRAPAWTVREVLDLIAIWGEDSVLAELRSKRRNAKTFEKISKGMMERGHNRDSDQCRVKVKELRQAYQKTKEANGHSGSEPRTCRFYVELHAILGGAATTTPPVIVDSGSGIVSSATPEDSADGGEEEEEEDELAESTQHSVLPNSQDLFLTLSEVPSQPSQASIQDPDPMEGTSAAANSSSLSPPSRRLSQIRRLKKKMRDEMFSEIMESSRSDRAHLNEWKETVAKYRKEASECEDRRDQREDMRDQREDSRDARDERWRQEDQRRQDATLGLLREQTDMLRRLVELQERLQENRLPLQPLFHPPPSPCSVSSSPRRVRTRRGGDFVHLPIPPQ; encoded by the exons atgcaggccgataatcgaaaaagagcaccagcatggaccgtacgggaggtactggatctgatcgctatatggggagaggattcagtgcttgcagaacttcgttctaaaagacgaaatgccaaaacttttgaaaaaatctccaagggcatgatggagagaggccacaatagagactcagatcagtgccgcgtgaaagtcaaggagctcagacaagcctatcaaaaaacaaaggaggcaaacggtcactccgggtcagagccgcggacatgccgcttctacgttgagctgcatgcaattctagggggggctgccaccactaccccacctgtgatcgtggattccgggtcggggatagtctcatcagctacacctgaggattctgccgatgggggagaggaggaggaggaggaggatgagcttgcagagagcacacagcactccgttctccccaacagccaggatctttttctcactctgagtgaagtaccctcccaaccctcccaagccagtatccaagaccctgaccccatggaagggacctcag cagctgcaaattcctcaagcctctctcctccatcccgaaggctatcacagataaggcgtcttaaaaagaaaatgcgagacgagatgttttcagaaattatggaatccagccgcagtgacagagctcatctgaatgagtggaaggaaacggttgcaaagtataggaaagaagccagtgaatgtgaggacaggagggaccaacgtgaggacatgagggaccaacgtgaggacagtagggacgctcgagatgagaggtggcggcaggaagatcagaggaggcaggatgcaacgctggggctgctgcgtgagcaaacagacatgcttcggcgtctggtggagcttcaggaacggctgcaggaaaacagactgccgctacagcccttgttccaccctcccccctccccatgttccgtatcctcctcacccagacgtgtaagaacgcggaggGGGGGAGACttcgtacaccttcccattccaccccagtag